A window of the Caldalkalibacillus salinus genome harbors these coding sequences:
- the hfq gene encoding RNA chaperone Hfq: MKQSINIQDTFLNQLRKENIPVTVYLLNGFQLRGFIKAFDNFTIVIDSEGKQQLVYKHAISTFTPARPVSLMPDQE; the protein is encoded by the coding sequence ATGAAACAGAGTATTAATATTCAAGACACATTTTTGAACCAATTACGTAAAGAAAATATCCCCGTTACCGTCTATCTATTAAATGGATTTCAATTAAGAGGATTTATAAAAGCATTTGATAACTTTACCATTGTCATTGACAGTGAAGGAAAACAACAACTGGTATACAAACACGCAATCTCGACATTTACACCAGCTCGTCCTGTTTCACTCATGCCAGATCAGGAGTGA
- a CDS encoding PAS domain-containing sensor histidine kinase, with the protein MRGEGDMSHSYDSDPVAQELKQTIQILPNSIFKCKLSDKGTPMMTFHEGALAEEFQLTTEKVQGQFINTVLNKRVLAQWKDAFTRVFEGDTVDFEFKYANRVFHTFAKPVKEEHQGQTIVKEVVGFVSDITRQKQDRDRLRESEEQLRTLINAIPDVVFLKDGEGRWLETNHKALHFFKLEDVDYRGKKDDQLAHHSQDYAEALRTCIDSDELAWQQGVPTRVEEVINQPDGTSSIFDVVKVPIYYTSGERKGLVVVGRDITDRMMAEEALRKAETMNVVGELAAGVAHEIRNPLTALKGFVQLLEINQDQMDQRYLDIMHSEIERIEFIINEFLVLAKPQSLSYEKLSIATLVNNTVTLFETQAILSNVQIFVESESELPLVYGEQSQLRQVFLNLLKNATEAMPQGGSIHIKMTHPHTDWVQISFIDSGIGIPPERIKRLGEPYYTTKEKGTGLGLMVSYKIIKNHQGTINVESELNKGTKFDIHLPSADHDI; encoded by the coding sequence TTGCGCGGTGAAGGAGATATGAGTCACAGTTATGATTCAGACCCTGTAGCCCAAGAGTTAAAGCAAACGATTCAAATACTACCTAACAGCATCTTTAAATGTAAGTTGAGTGACAAAGGTACACCTATGATGACCTTCCATGAGGGTGCTTTAGCCGAAGAATTCCAGTTAACAACGGAAAAAGTGCAAGGCCAGTTTATCAACACTGTCCTTAATAAGCGAGTATTAGCACAATGGAAAGACGCTTTCACCCGTGTATTTGAAGGGGACACCGTCGATTTTGAGTTCAAGTACGCCAACCGTGTTTTTCACACCTTTGCCAAGCCAGTGAAAGAGGAACATCAAGGCCAAACGATCGTCAAAGAGGTTGTTGGTTTTGTATCCGATATTACAAGACAGAAACAGGATCGGGATCGTTTACGTGAGAGTGAAGAACAGCTTCGGACCTTGATAAATGCTATACCGGATGTCGTGTTTCTCAAAGATGGAGAAGGGCGCTGGTTAGAAACCAATCACAAAGCCCTCCATTTCTTTAAGCTAGAAGATGTGGATTATAGGGGTAAAAAGGACGATCAACTGGCGCATCATAGTCAGGATTATGCGGAGGCCCTGCGCACATGTATTGATTCGGACGAACTAGCCTGGCAACAAGGGGTCCCTACGAGAGTAGAGGAAGTCATTAACCAGCCGGATGGTACGTCCTCAATTTTTGATGTGGTCAAAGTCCCAATATACTATACAAGTGGGGAGCGCAAGGGATTAGTTGTCGTCGGTCGCGACATTACTGACCGTATGATGGCAGAGGAGGCCCTGCGCAAAGCAGAGACCATGAATGTGGTAGGCGAGCTTGCAGCAGGCGTCGCACATGAAATACGCAACCCATTAACAGCGCTCAAAGGGTTTGTGCAGTTACTTGAAATCAATCAGGATCAAATGGATCAGCGCTATCTCGATATCATGCACTCAGAAATTGAACGTATAGAGTTTATTATCAATGAATTTCTAGTCCTAGCTAAACCACAGAGCCTTAGCTATGAGAAACTGAGCATTGCGACACTCGTGAATAATACGGTGACACTATTTGAGACTCAAGCGATCTTAAGTAACGTTCAAATCTTTGTCGAGTCAGAATCGGAACTTCCACTAGTTTATGGTGAGCAAAGTCAACTTAGGCAGGTCTTTCTTAACCTTTTAAAAAATGCAACCGAAGCGATGCCACAGGGGGGTTCTATCCATATTAAAATGACACATCCGCATACAGACTGGGTTCAGATCAGTTTCATTGACAGCGGGATAGGTATACCGCCTGAAAGGATAAAAAGACTTGGAGAACCGTATTATACGACGAAGGAAAAAGGGACAGGCCTCGGGCTCATGGTCAGCTATAAAATTATCAAGAATCACCAAGGCACCATCAATGTTGAGAGCGAATTAAACAAAGGCACCAAATTTGATATTCATTTACCGAGCGCAGACCATGATATTTGA
- a CDS encoding BrxA/BrxB family bacilliredoxin → MNMFFNQYMDDMIKPMREELTNAGFKELMTPEEVAETFEQTKGTALVVVNSVCGCAAGLARPSAIASLKHDKKPDHLFTVFAGQEKEATAKAREYFEGYPPSSPSFALMKDGKIVGMVERHDIEDNDPENIVGKLTTLYDEYCG, encoded by the coding sequence ATGAACATGTTTTTTAATCAGTATATGGACGATATGATTAAGCCCATGAGAGAAGAGCTTACGAATGCGGGGTTTAAAGAACTCATGACACCGGAAGAGGTAGCAGAGACGTTTGAGCAAACGAAAGGAACGGCTCTCGTGGTGGTCAACTCTGTTTGTGGATGTGCGGCTGGGCTTGCTCGTCCGTCTGCTATTGCTTCTCTTAAACATGACAAAAAGCCAGATCATCTCTTTACTGTCTTTGCCGGACAGGAGAAAGAAGCAACCGCTAAAGCAAGAGAATATTTTGAAGGGTACCCTCCTTCTTCACCTTCATTCGCTCTAATGAAAGACGGCAAGATTGTGGGCATGGTAGAGCGTCATGACATTGAGGACAATGACCCAGAGAACATCGTCGGTAAATTAACGACTCTATATGATGAGTATTGTGGCTAA
- a CDS encoding YwhD family protein, whose amino-acid sequence MFNNNSQKGNKKNNQFTIVSSDSTGGHGGFGVGTLNLNNLSPVIVDVEDKEAYVDLGALHAKSAIEKRIKFLPNKDDVPNGRPYWLVWVAIDNGPEGPYYAGITACEMSVDTEIRRGYKNLPEHVNKMDKALKRYIMVEHMDESSKKVLGEFLKSHDENMWAHSTNELKEALISE is encoded by the coding sequence ATGTTTAACAATAATAGCCAAAAAGGCAATAAAAAAAATAACCAATTTACCATTGTGAGTAGTGATTCCACGGGCGGTCACGGTGGATTCGGTGTTGGCACGCTTAATTTAAATAACTTATCGCCAGTGATCGTAGACGTAGAGGATAAAGAAGCCTACGTTGATTTAGGCGCACTACATGCCAAAAGTGCGATTGAAAAAAGAATTAAGTTCCTACCAAATAAAGATGATGTACCTAATGGCAGACCGTATTGGCTCGTGTGGGTAGCCATTGACAATGGGCCTGAGGGACCCTATTACGCTGGCATCACGGCATGCGAAATGTCCGTTGACACAGAGATCAGACGTGGTTATAAAAATCTGCCTGAACATGTGAATAAGATGGATAAAGCTTTAAAACGTTATATCATGGTGGAACATATGGATGAGTCTTCTAAGAAAGTCTTAGGTGAATTCTTGAAGTCACATGATGAAAACATGTGGGCTCACTCCACCAACGAGCTTAAGGAAGCCCTTATCTCAGAGTAA
- a CDS encoding HesB/IscA family protein encodes MLTITESASVKIKEMLAGEEGNPYLRVGVQEGGCSGFTYGMGFDVDRHDTDTELEQHGIPVIVDENSKRFLSGTVIDYKENMMGGGFTIDNPNATVSCGCGSSFRTNEAEGKPEEC; translated from the coding sequence ATGTTAACGATTACTGAAAGTGCAAGTGTGAAAATCAAAGAAATGCTAGCAGGTGAAGAGGGAAACCCTTATCTACGTGTCGGTGTCCAAGAAGGAGGCTGCAGTGGGTTTACGTATGGCATGGGCTTTGATGTTGATAGACATGATACGGATACTGAATTAGAGCAACATGGCATACCTGTTATTGTTGATGAGAACAGCAAACGGTTCCTATCAGGTACTGTCATTGATTACAAAGAGAACATGATGGGTGGCGGGTTTACGATCGACAACCCTAACGCAACGGTATCTTGTGGTTGCGGAAGTTCTTTCCGCACTAATGAGGCTGAAGGCAAGCCAGAGGAATGCTAG
- a CDS encoding DUF309 domain-containing protein produces the protein MAYHYLYLLFLYHFNITRDYYECHDVLEELWFETQRDRFYQGLLQVAVGLYHFRWHNPQGAILLLEGAVEKLAPYEEIKRGINVGKIRAEAHDYLQKLYYLKTHPFEFYDLTIDIVDEELRTMVHDIAREVHHTETD, from the coding sequence ATGGCTTACCATTATTTGTACTTATTGTTTCTTTATCATTTTAATATCACGAGAGACTATTATGAATGTCACGATGTCTTAGAAGAATTATGGTTCGAGACCCAACGTGACCGTTTTTACCAGGGGTTACTTCAAGTGGCAGTGGGATTGTATCATTTTCGCTGGCATAATCCCCAAGGCGCTATTTTGCTATTAGAAGGTGCAGTGGAGAAACTTGCCCCATATGAAGAGATTAAAAGAGGCATTAACGTGGGTAAAATAAGGGCCGAAGCACATGACTATTTACAGAAGCTCTACTATCTGAAGACCCATCCCTTTGAATTTTACGATCTCACGATTGATATTGTAGATGAAGAGCTAAGAACGATGGTCCATGACATTGCACGAGAAGTGCATCATACTGAAACGGATTAA